One genomic window of Odocoileus virginianus isolate 20LAN1187 ecotype Illinois chromosome 8, Ovbor_1.2, whole genome shotgun sequence includes the following:
- the LOC139036239 gene encoding short transmembrane mitochondrial protein 1, which translates to MLQFLLGFTLGNVVGMYLAQNYDIPNLAKKLEEIKKDVDAKKKPPSC; encoded by the coding sequence ATGCTCCAGTTCTTGCTTGGATTTACTCTCGGCAACGTGGTGGGAATGTATCTGGCTCAAAACTATGACATACCAAACCTGGCTAAAAAacttgaagaaattaaaaaagacgtGGATGCTAAGAAGAAACCCCCTAGTTGCTGA